From Streptomyces sp. 6-11-2, one genomic window encodes:
- a CDS encoding alanine racemase: protein MAYDTPFGGCRTRQLPELRLDLSALEHNVQLMAAWCGDRRVELAPHIKTTMTRPIVERQMTEGAWGVTVATVTQASTALDWAVRRLIIANQVVHRADLALIRRWLNEMPELEIYCFADSLTGVDLARAAMEGAPNPLRVLIDIGTDGGRTGVREPAQAVELAAAVKAAPGLRLAGVAGYEGVRPNRRDAETLTQVDEHCRQAIAVYRSLLPLYEITQPVFTMGGSAFPDRVIHALAELAQNPSDLPMVPVLRSGCYVTHDHGTYEHVSPLPGLRAALTVRAVVLSTPEPGCAVVGAGKRELPYDAGLPVFLSARDAEGARRTAVTATAAQIYDHHLVLTEVHGLSVGDEVDLGISHPCSAFDRWPDIAVVDQKGHTREVWHTQFH from the coding sequence ATGGCTTACGACACGCCTTTCGGAGGATGCCGAACACGGCAACTACCAGAGCTGCGTCTCGATCTCTCTGCGTTGGAGCACAACGTCCAGCTCATGGCCGCATGGTGCGGCGACAGGAGGGTCGAACTGGCTCCACACATCAAGACCACCATGACGCGGCCGATCGTCGAGCGGCAGATGACCGAAGGGGCGTGGGGCGTCACCGTCGCCACCGTGACGCAGGCGAGCACAGCTCTGGACTGGGCAGTACGGCGTTTGATCATCGCGAACCAGGTGGTCCACCGAGCCGACCTCGCCCTCATCCGACGGTGGCTGAACGAGATGCCGGAGCTGGAGATCTACTGCTTCGCCGACTCCCTGACCGGAGTGGACCTCGCCCGGGCAGCCATGGAAGGCGCCCCCAATCCCTTGCGCGTTCTCATCGACATCGGAACGGACGGAGGCCGTACGGGCGTGCGGGAGCCGGCCCAAGCGGTTGAACTTGCCGCAGCGGTCAAGGCGGCCCCCGGACTCCGCCTTGCTGGCGTCGCAGGCTATGAAGGAGTCAGGCCCAATCGCCGCGACGCCGAGACGCTGACACAGGTCGACGAGCACTGCCGACAGGCGATCGCTGTGTACCGCAGTCTCCTCCCGCTGTATGAGATCACACAGCCCGTCTTCACCATGGGCGGCTCCGCTTTCCCCGACCGCGTCATCCATGCCCTTGCGGAACTCGCGCAGAACCCGAGTGACCTGCCCATGGTGCCCGTTCTGCGATCCGGTTGCTACGTCACTCACGACCACGGCACATACGAGCACGTGTCACCTCTGCCGGGGTTGCGCGCAGCGCTGACGGTCCGCGCGGTCGTGCTGTCCACGCCGGAACCAGGGTGTGCCGTCGTCGGCGCCGGGAAACGTGAGTTGCCCTATGACGCCGGCCTGCCCGTGTTCCTGAGCGCACGTGACGCGGAAGGAGCGCGGCGAACGGCTGTCACGGCGACCGCTGCCCAGATATACGACCACCACCTGGTCTTGACCGAGGTGCATGGGCTGAGCGTTGGCGACGAAGTCGACCTCGGCATTTCCCACCCGTGCTCCGCCTTTGACCGCTGGCCCGACATTGCTGTGGTCGACCAGAAGGGCCACACACGCGAGGTGTGGCACACGCAATTCCACTGA
- a CDS encoding PP2C family protein-serine/threonine phosphatase yields MLRKHPKGSAGPLEAIEPPRDAEVLIGVVSITALVMVLSALSESPVWLLGLLVFLPGAASALCTVRQTKFVSAWTALVVIVTMLVRHGDGRPWLDRILMMLLTLALGVASVYACRHRIRREHEMLRLRSTAAAMQRHILRPLPILTDDVLVDGVYEPVQEDRLIGGDIYDVVASPWGTRILIGDVQGKGLPAVGAAFAAIGTFRATAHREPTLTALVDILDASVVRHNSYAAQTGDDERFVTALIVNVDAHEEVQVINCGHVPPKLLHGATVTTPALASGVPLGLAELAAEPATVDWFAFPPDATLLLTTDGITETRAADGTFYPLAERLTKRAALSPADLPRALYDDARAFAGEGDQHDDVAVLSVRRSPYR; encoded by the coding sequence GTGCTCCGTAAGCATCCGAAGGGTTCCGCTGGTCCCCTCGAGGCCATCGAACCACCGCGCGACGCCGAAGTATTGATCGGTGTGGTGTCGATCACGGCTTTGGTGATGGTCCTCAGTGCCCTGTCCGAGTCCCCGGTGTGGCTTCTGGGGCTCCTTGTATTCCTGCCAGGGGCGGCGTCAGCGCTGTGCACCGTACGCCAGACGAAATTCGTGTCCGCATGGACCGCACTTGTGGTCATCGTCACCATGCTGGTCCGTCACGGTGACGGGCGGCCGTGGCTCGACAGGATCCTCATGATGCTGCTCACCCTCGCCCTGGGCGTGGCATCCGTCTACGCTTGCCGCCATCGGATCCGCCGCGAGCACGAGATGCTGCGACTGCGCTCCACCGCAGCAGCGATGCAGCGCCACATCCTGCGCCCTCTTCCCATCCTCACCGACGACGTCCTGGTAGACGGAGTGTACGAGCCCGTACAGGAGGACCGGCTCATCGGCGGCGACATCTACGACGTCGTCGCCTCTCCGTGGGGAACCCGGATTCTGATCGGCGATGTCCAGGGCAAGGGCCTGCCTGCGGTCGGTGCCGCGTTCGCCGCCATCGGCACCTTCCGTGCCACGGCCCACCGAGAACCCACCCTGACCGCGCTCGTCGATATCCTCGATGCCTCTGTCGTACGGCACAACTCCTACGCCGCACAGACCGGCGACGACGAACGGTTCGTCACAGCGCTCATCGTCAACGTTGACGCTCACGAAGAGGTGCAAGTCATCAACTGCGGACATGTTCCGCCGAAGTTGCTGCACGGTGCCACCGTCACCACGCCGGCCCTCGCGTCCGGTGTCCCTCTCGGTCTCGCTGAACTCGCCGCCGAACCCGCGACCGTCGACTGGTTCGCCTTCCCGCCCGACGCGACGCTGCTGCTGACGACAGACGGGATCACCGAGACCCGCGCCGCCGACGGCACGTTCTATCCCCTCGCCGAACGCCTCACCAAGCGCGCAGCCCTCTCCCCCGCCGACCTCCCGCGCGCCCTCTACGACGACGCGCGCGCGTTCGCCGGGGAGGGAGACCAGCACGACGACGTGGCAGTCCTGTCCGTCCGGCGGTCACCGTACCGCTGA
- a CDS encoding cupin domain-containing protein, with protein sequence MENAHTSPEPSGSDRIGQYLRRERLDQGLTLEKLAEKTGLSRSYLSNVERDVNSPTINTLRTIVDALGTTLSQLFRAVDRERRVLTRPDQRLELTRSGVEGVTYTLLNPKHGGRIEMMMLEVAPGASSGGNPHTHGGEEVGLLLSGELDYWVDGVHYRLQPGDCVSFDSSVSHRYSNPGDVPAVCVWTETSRGF encoded by the coding sequence ATGGAGAACGCGCACACTTCCCCCGAGCCCTCCGGCAGCGACAGGATCGGCCAGTACCTCCGTCGCGAGCGACTGGACCAGGGCCTCACGCTGGAGAAGCTCGCCGAGAAGACGGGACTGTCACGCAGCTATCTCAGCAACGTCGAGCGGGATGTGAACAGCCCGACGATCAATACGCTTCGCACGATCGTCGACGCCCTTGGAACCACACTCAGCCAGTTGTTCCGCGCTGTGGACCGCGAACGCCGTGTACTCACGCGCCCCGATCAGCGCCTCGAGCTCACCCGGTCCGGCGTGGAGGGGGTGACCTACACGCTCCTCAACCCAAAGCATGGAGGCAGGATCGAGATGATGATGCTCGAGGTCGCCCCCGGTGCATCCTCGGGGGGCAATCCACACACCCATGGCGGAGAGGAGGTCGGCCTACTGCTGAGCGGGGAACTGGATTACTGGGTCGATGGCGTGCACTACCGCCTGCAGCCCGGCGACTGCGTCAGTTTCGACTCCTCCGTCTCGCACCGCTACAGCAATCCTGGCGATGTGCCGGCAGTCTGTGTCTGGACGGAGACGTCCCGAGGTTTTTGA
- a CDS encoding S8 family serine peptidase, whose amino-acid sequence MPPKTRIALGAAIAAVLAVTAVAPSGAADAPPDGASGKRPVIGSETAATGGKQVPVTLITGDKVLVTTDTSGHSSAAVLPRDDGTQPIVQTYQMGKDLYVYPEEASQAIAEGKVDEQLFNVTGLIRQGYDDTHTDTLPLIATYRNGVNVADSAPAAPRGAERGLSLPAVDGVALKAGKATAVTFWQDVTNARSRSASTLKKLWLDGKVETTLDRSTTQVHAPEAWAAGYDGKGTKVAVLDTGVDAEHPDLVSRVAASRNFTDSKTTDDRVGHGTHTASTVGGSGAASDGRKKGVAPGTSLLIGKVLNDQGYGQDSWIIAGMQWAVDQQADVVSMSLGNPTIGDCTDPMAQATKQLSQNTHTLFVVAAGNSGPGAETVSSPGCVPGVLTVGAVDRDDTTAQFSSRGPVAVTHTLKPEIAAPGVDISAASAGGRGVYAYRTMSGTSMATPHVAGAAAIVRQAHPDWTAQQIKAALVSSARTGGKVAGADQTGGGVLDVFGAVNQKVLSAPAVQAGSYNWPQDASDRTTVQVPFTNTSDSDLTLHLKLSGVQGNDGSDVTSGIIKPQENKVTVPAGATAQVPLQIDPTARLKPAQYGAVTGRILATGGDVHVSVPVTLYVQPETVTLRVKVVDRNGKPATGSSSLDVASIDSDEGERRTNAGAPEQTYRVRPGDYALSSFVTTPDASNTPESVSYLANPQLRITKDTTVVLDARQAHRLSLHTDRPSTLRGTTLSYARTWDDTWLLSGTLAADGAVQKFYADIDGRAQKGTFEFRPTWRATGSEDGSSYVYNLSFPTQGPLHSDQAYKPNDSRLAQVTETWHAMGKEADYIDALFLRPSGSSSTQIPVSLYQTVHVPGTRTAYYTTGDDAWYHGAMTSFPFAAFMSDQDRTYKAGQRSTEEWYGGPLRPGAARDADGNLMLAAERQGNLFGIQNALWVDGSGDHWTYGGSFGDIGNLKLKRNGEEIGRLAYPYGVFEVPDEDSAYELTQHLEKIYTGDRNWLRSTAADTTWSFRSQLEPDVYSRGLPLLHPAYDLPVDGLNTLPARSGIKVGLSVEGHAGYIPGAITAASLSYSYDGGTTWTQAPTEQHDGKWTAVLDHTGAVGKQVTLKVTLTDANGNAVTQTIARAYDVR is encoded by the coding sequence ATGCCCCCCAAAACGCGTATAGCCTTGGGCGCGGCAATCGCCGCCGTCCTGGCCGTCACCGCGGTAGCGCCTTCCGGGGCGGCGGATGCGCCGCCTGACGGTGCCTCGGGGAAGAGGCCCGTCATCGGCAGCGAGACCGCAGCAACGGGCGGCAAGCAGGTGCCGGTCACACTCATCACCGGCGACAAGGTACTGGTGACCACGGACACGTCGGGCCACAGTTCGGCGGCCGTGCTGCCGCGCGACGACGGTACGCAGCCGATCGTCCAGACCTACCAGATGGGCAAGGACCTCTACGTCTACCCGGAGGAGGCCTCCCAGGCGATCGCCGAGGGCAAGGTCGACGAGCAGCTGTTCAACGTCACTGGGCTCATCCGCCAGGGATACGACGACACACACACCGACACGCTGCCGCTCATCGCCACCTACCGGAACGGTGTGAACGTTGCCGACAGCGCACCGGCGGCTCCTCGCGGGGCCGAGCGGGGCCTGAGCCTTCCGGCCGTGGACGGCGTCGCGCTCAAGGCCGGCAAGGCCACTGCCGTCACCTTCTGGCAGGACGTCACCAACGCCCGCTCACGTTCTGCCTCCACGCTGAAGAAGCTCTGGCTCGACGGCAAGGTCGAGACCACGCTGGACCGGTCCACCACGCAGGTGCACGCGCCGGAGGCCTGGGCAGCCGGCTACGACGGCAAGGGCACCAAGGTCGCCGTGCTGGACACGGGCGTGGACGCCGAGCACCCCGACCTGGTGAGCCGGGTTGCCGCGTCCCGGAACTTCACGGACTCCAAGACCACCGACGACCGGGTGGGCCACGGCACCCACACCGCCTCCACGGTCGGAGGGTCCGGAGCGGCCAGTGACGGCCGCAAGAAGGGCGTCGCCCCCGGCACCTCCCTGCTCATCGGCAAGGTGCTCAACGACCAGGGCTACGGCCAGGACTCCTGGATCATCGCGGGTATGCAGTGGGCCGTCGACCAGCAGGCCGACGTCGTTTCCATGAGCCTGGGCAACCCCACGATCGGCGACTGCACAGACCCGATGGCCCAGGCCACGAAGCAGCTCTCGCAGAACACCCACACCCTGTTCGTCGTCGCCGCCGGCAACTCCGGCCCGGGCGCCGAGACCGTCTCCTCGCCCGGGTGCGTGCCCGGCGTGCTGACCGTGGGCGCCGTCGACCGCGACGACACCACCGCGCAGTTCTCCAGCCGCGGTCCGGTGGCCGTCACCCACACCCTCAAGCCCGAGATCGCCGCCCCCGGCGTCGACATCTCGGCGGCCAGTGCGGGCGGCCGCGGCGTCTATGCCTACCGGACGATGTCCGGCACCTCCATGGCCACCCCGCATGTCGCGGGCGCTGCGGCCATCGTCCGCCAGGCGCACCCGGACTGGACCGCGCAGCAGATCAAGGCAGCCCTGGTCTCCTCCGCCCGCACCGGCGGCAAGGTCGCCGGCGCCGACCAGACCGGCGGCGGGGTGCTCGACGTGTTCGGCGCGGTGAACCAGAAGGTGCTTTCCGCGCCCGCCGTCCAGGCCGGCAGCTACAACTGGCCGCAGGACGCGTCGGACCGCACCACCGTGCAGGTGCCCTTCACCAACACCAGCGACAGCGACCTGACGCTCCATCTGAAGCTCAGCGGTGTGCAGGGCAACGACGGCAGCGACGTCACCTCCGGAATCATCAAGCCGCAGGAGAACAAGGTGACGGTCCCGGCGGGGGCCACCGCTCAGGTGCCGCTGCAGATCGACCCCACCGCCCGTCTGAAGCCCGCCCAGTACGGTGCGGTCACCGGCCGGATCCTGGCCACCGGCGGCGATGTGCACGTCTCCGTGCCCGTCACCCTCTACGTCCAGCCGGAGACGGTCACTCTCCGGGTCAAGGTCGTCGACCGCAACGGCAAGCCCGCGACCGGCTCCTCCTCCCTGGACGTCGCCAGCATCGACTCCGACGAGGGCGAGCGCCGCACCAACGCGGGTGCGCCCGAGCAGACCTACCGTGTGCGCCCGGGCGACTACGCCCTCAGCAGCTTTGTGACGACGCCCGACGCGAGCAACACGCCCGAATCGGTCAGCTACCTCGCGAACCCGCAGCTGCGGATCACCAAGGACACCACCGTTGTCCTCGACGCCCGCCAGGCCCACCGGCTGAGCCTGCACACCGACCGCCCCTCGACGCTGCGGGGCACCACGTTGAGCTACGCCCGCACGTGGGACGACACCTGGCTGCTCAGCGGAACACTCGCGGCCGACGGCGCCGTGCAGAAGTTCTACGCGGACATCGACGGGCGCGCTCAGAAGGGCACCTTCGAGTTCCGGCCCACCTGGCGCGCGACCGGCTCCGAGGACGGCTCGTCCTACGTCTACAACCTGTCGTTCCCGACCCAGGGCCCGCTGCACTCCGACCAGGCCTACAAGCCGAATGACTCCCGGCTGGCCCAGGTCACCGAGACGTGGCATGCCATGGGCAAGGAGGCCGACTACATCGACGCGCTGTTCCTCCGTCCCTCCGGGAGCAGCTCCACCCAGATCCCCGTGAGCCTGTACCAGACGGTCCACGTGCCTGGTACCCGCACCGCCTACTACACGACCGGCGACGACGCCTGGTACCACGGCGCGATGACCAGCTTCCCGTTCGCCGCGTTCATGAGCGACCAGGACCGCACCTACAAGGCCGGACAGCGGAGCACCGAGGAATGGTACGGCGGCCCCCTGCGGCCGGGCGCGGCGCGCGATGCCGACGGCAACCTGATGCTGGCCGCCGAGCGGCAGGGCAACCTGTTCGGCATCCAGAACGCGCTCTGGGTCGACGGCTCCGGCGACCACTGGACCTACGGTGGGTCGTTCGGCGACATCGGCAACCTGAAGCTGAAGCGAAACGGCGAAGAGATCGGCCGGCTCGCCTACCCGTACGGCGTGTTCGAGGTGCCGGACGAGGACTCCGCGTACGAGCTCACCCAGCACCTGGAGAAGATCTACACCGGGGACCGCAACTGGCTGCGTTCCACCGCTGCCGACACCACCTGGAGCTTCCGCTCCCAACTGGAGCCGGACGTCTACTCCCGCGGCCTGCCGCTTCTCCACCCGGCGTACGACCTGCCGGTGGACGGCCTGAACACCCTTCCCGCGCGCAGCGGCATCAAGGTCGGGCTGTCGGTCGAGGGCCACGCCGGGTACATCCCGGGTGCGATCACGGCGGCCTCGCTGTCCTACTCCTACGACGGCGGCACCACCTGGACCCAGGCGCCGACCGAGCAGCACGACGGCAAGTGGACGGCCGTCCTCGACCACACCGGCGCCGTCGGTAAGCAGGTCACACTGAAGGTCACCCTCACCGACGCCAACGGCAACGCGGTCACCCAGACCATCGCCCGCGCCTACGACGTGCGGTAA